The sequence TAGAGAAAAGCAAAGCTGCGCgagcaaaaaaacaaaagacaTCATCATAGAATTTGGAGACCAATAGGGCTAAAAAGAGTAGAGTGggatgaaaattcaaagattcaaaaattcaaaaattaactattGACATCGTGCggtttgattaaaaaaaaacaaaaatctagtGGAATTTGCTAATAAAGCTCACTCGGGGTCGGTTTGACGCCGTTGGTAGTAAAACGGAGGaaagttataaattttcaaagaaaaatgattaataTCTGTTATTAAGAAAACTAGGTAAGCAGAGTGGAGGATCGAGAACGTGAATTCTTTGGGTCCAGTGGATTTGCCTTGACCAGACGCGGACGGTTTATCATCACTTTGATCACTCCATTCAAATCAGCGCTGATAATtacctgaaacaaaaattgattttttgattactAATAACTACTGCAAAgcgtaaaaaaattatctttctGGAAAGAATTCCTTCGGTGGTTTTCTGCACTCATGATTTATGTACCAAAACGCTTCTAGACCAATTTAAAAGTCAATAATTCATCAAAGGTCTCTTAACTACAAGCACTTACATGTCCTggaatcgacaaattgccatTGGATGTTAGCGAATCCGATTGTCCCGGCAACACTTGCCCGCTGATATTAAAATCAATCGAGTCAGATTTGGAGTGCTTATCCCGCTTGTTAAGCATGTTGAAGAACACTTGAGGTCTTGGCGCGAACACGGCCACAGGCACAGGCGCGTTGTGTGTTCGCACCCGTTCCCACCACGAATTGCGATCCTTCCGGACTGATAAGGCGACGGTGGTGTCGCTGGCACGCCAAATGTAGACAAACTTGTCTTCTGAGCCGCAGATGATGTGCCGGCCGTCTGGTGAGAAGGCAGCACGGATCTGAGAGTGGTCGTTTTGCACCCCTTTGAACTTGCATGTGAGAGCCTTGTCTCGAATGTCATACATTCGAATTCGCGAATCATTGGATGTCACCTGAAAgtcattttaattttgcaacaaaattctTATCAAATTCTGTTATACATGCAtaatcattcaatttttgaattttccactttGGGACTATTCTTGTTATAGTTCCCTATTGACCGATTCTTGAATTTAACTTACCAAAAGTTTGTCTCCATGAGAAGTCAATCCGGTGACTTTATGACCACGGGCATTTTTACCCCTTGTTGACCGTACATCCACAGCAGTGTGATATTTcagttgctgaaaattaataaggAATAAGTCATTTGCGCAGCGACAGCAAtgccaaaaatcgataaccaCCAGTCTGCGACCGATGATCACAAATTGGTTCTTATTTCTGCGTCCAAAgaatttcaactaaaaaaaaacactatttttgcaaaactcaCATCAGAAGTATAAAAGATGCATTTTCCGTCATAGGTTCCTACAACCGCAAACTTTCCACTCTTCACAAATGTCATCGCAGTGATGTATTTCTTTTCAGTGTCATTCCAGACGGCAACTTTCTTATCGGGAATATGCCACATCCGCAATTTTCCATCCAATGATCCTGACAAAAAGTAACGATCGTCTTTTGGTAGAAAAGCAACACAGGTGACAAAGTCAATGTGCTGGAAGCAGCAAAGGCATTCATTGCGTGACAAATGCCACAATTTGACTGTCCTATCCATTCCAGATGATAGTATAAAGTAATTCTTGGACCAAGACACGTCGAGAATATCCGCAGTATGACCCTTCAATAGTGCAAATGGTTTTGCACAAAATAATCCATTGTTATCATCAGAAGCAGTAGTTGCTTCACTATTGACTACACTTTCCATAGAGCTTGGCGGTCTAAAGTGTTCCATATTATCTACTGAATTCATTGGATCTGCTTCAGGGTTTGCGTTGGCCGCATACTTTTCACGCATGTCTGAGAAATATTGCAGGTGTGATCTGACAACCCAAACGCGAAGAATAGAATCTTGTCCAGCTGTTGCCATCAGTTTTCCGCAAATGCTAAACTTGATGCACCATATGGCTCCGGTATGCTCGTTGTTCAGCTCCTGCTCGACTGTCAAATGCTCAAAGTCGTATGGGCCTTTCTTGCTTTTTCGTGGTCTGACGATGTTACTAGGGGCAACAGATGGATGATGTGGCTCGTCGCTCTCTTCTCCGTCGCTTGTTTCTTCGCCAATCCCATGACGATTCAGACTGCTCGAGCTGGAAACATgcgaattgaatatttttaaaatgtgataAAACTAACCCTGGATGAGCTGCGATACGCACACGCTTGAAAGCCCCTCTGAGCATCCCACTTGCATATCTCACTGAGTTCCGAGCAAATGATGCAGCACTTTCGATTCCGGTACGAGACAATGTCCGGTTCGAGGTAGTTTCATCtctaaaataatatttatgcacgtttaagcatttttttttaaataagtgcCAACTTACAAGGATCCAATGCTATGCCTATCAGACTCGTGCTGACCACTTCTCTTCATACTCAAACGTCGTTCCACATCAAGGGTAATTGGGTCAACAGACGAGGAGAGCTTATCCGATTTGTTGGTTCTCAACTCATCGTTTGACAAGCTTCGCGAATTGCGATTGGTTACTGTTTTAGCCGGACTCAAACTATTCACTGACTCCAATGCCCCAAATGATTTGGACGATGATGGCGCTTCTTCTGGTATTGGATCGGGGATTCTGATTGCAATTTGTTTACATTCCGCTTCTGAAGCTGAAGATGGCGAAGATGCAGTAGAATTGGATGCCGACGGTATAGTCTCTAAGCTCATTGTGTCAACATTCTGACAGTCACTGAGATTATGTGCTGTTTCTACATCAGTTGTGATTTGACGAATTACTTCTTCGGCGACAACGTTGCGCTCCTCTTCTTCTCCGGTTGCTTCACGGCCTCCAAGAGCAAGCGCGTTAGGTGGGAATGGACCAGTCTGAAATTATTCGTTTATAAGATAAcgtatttctttgaaaatatttataggTTTACCTTCATTGCCTTTGCAATTGTCAATCCTCTATCAATCGAGTTTGACTTCCTATGTCCGTTCACTTCTTTAACATCCGGCGTCGTTGAAGCCATCAGTGCATCCGAGCTCTTAGAGGAACCAACTGAAATCTCCCGCTGTATTAGATTTTTCTTTCGTTCCTCTTCTATCCGGTTTTCCACCTCAAATGCAATCGGATCTGGAAGCTTCATTGATGGTGTTCGGGGTGGCAGAGGTGGTGGACATCGTGGCATTGGTGCTACCGGAGGATGGGTTAAGGGAGATTGGACTGGAGACATTACTGGAGCTCTTGATGGAATTGGTGGTGGTACTCTTGTGCTAGGCGAGATGCCCGAGCATGAGCTATCCGTGGGAGTCCATGTGGAAGATCGATGACGGGATTCATCTATAGGTATATTCACTTTCATCGGCGTAATTGTTGCATTTGCTGATGTGTTACTCTGGCTTATTAAAGAGTTCTCGAATCCCATTTCAGAACGTGGCGCTGCACAAGAGCTTAGTGTATCCGTCGCGTTTactatctgaaatttgataaatagtAAAAATAAACCCTGGCgggaaaatgcgaaatttgaaatttcatagaaGGTTGCACTATTTTAGGCCTATAgacaataa comes from Caenorhabditis elegans chromosome X and encodes:
- the sym-4 gene encoding WD repeat-containing protein 44 (Confirmed by transcript evidence) encodes the protein MRRQIRTSPIENEGDEFKNGEEPSSSGHIFGRPQNQYTSTPHRPEVLNFAAPSATRLAMRRSEQPVTSSTPFSSSSRPMSAVFNTPSLSSSGFPATSTSSIRDSSHRDRLISLRHRMNKEFGNRQLVGPTAQTDYEHDETMSTVSDAPSLHSWHHKMIVKNETVIVNATDTLSSCAAPRSEMGFENSLISQSNTSANATITPMKVNIPIDESRHRSSTWTPTDSSCSGISPSTRVPPPIPSRAPVMSPVQSPLTHPPVAPMPRCPPPLPPRTPSMKLPDPIAFEVENRIEEERKKNLIQREISVGSSKSSDALMASTTPDVKEVNGHRKSNSIDRGLTIAKAMKTGPFPPNALALGGREATGEEEERNVVAEEVIRQITTDVETAHNLSDCQNVDTMSLETIPSASNSTASSPSSASEAECKQIAIRIPDPIPEEAPSSSKSFGALESVNSLSPAKTVTNRNSRSLSNDELRTNKSDKLSSSVDPITLDVERRLSMKRSGQHESDRHSIGSLDETTSNRTLSRTGIESAASFARNSVRYASGMLRGAFKRVRIAAHPGSSSLNRHGIGEETSDGEESDEPHHPSVAPSNIVRPRKSKKGPYDFEHLTVEQELNNEHTGAIWCIKFSICGKLMATAGQDSILRVWVVRSHLQYFSDMREKYAANANPEADPMNSVDNMEHFRPPSSMESVVNSEATTASDDNNGLFCAKPFALLKGHTADILDVSWSKNYFILSSGMDRTVKLWHLSRNECLCCFQHIDFVTCVAFLPKDDRYFLSGSLDGKLRMWHIPDKKVAVWNDTEKKYITAMTFVKSGKFAVVGTYDGKCIFYTSDQLKYHTAVDVRSTRGKNARGHKVTGLTSHGDKLLVTSNDSRIRMYDIRDKALTCKFKGVQNDHSQIRAAFSPDGRHIICGSEDKFVYIWRASDTTVALSVRKDRNSWWERVRTHNAPVPVAVFAPRPQVFFNMLNKRDKHSKSDSIDFNISGQVLPGQSDSLTSNGNLSIPGHVIISADLNGVIKVMINRPRLVKANPLDPKNSRSRSSTLLT